Below is a window of Chloroflexota bacterium DNA.
CGAGCCGGAGTTGCGCGACTTATTCGAGCGGCTCGACGGCATCATCCTTTCGGGCGGCGGCGATATTGACCCGGAACGGTTGAGCGTTCCGACCCACGAAACCGTTTATGGCATTGATCAGGATCGTGATCGAGTGGAATACAACCTGGTGCGGTGGGCGGTGAAGGAAGAAAAGCCGTTTCTGGGAATTTGCCGGGGCGCTCAGGTGATGAATGCCGCGCTCGGGGGAAGTTTGGTCATTGACATTGCCAGCCACATTGAAGGGGCGGCCAAACACAACTACTTCCCCGGCTACCCCCGAAACAAAATTGTCCACCCTGTTTCCATCGGCGAAGAAACACGGCTGGCCGAAATTCTGGGTAAGCCTATCGTCCAGGTCAACAGCCTGCATCATCAGGCAGTGGCGAGCGCCGCCCCTAGCCTGGAAGTGGTGGCCAGCGCCCCTGACGGCGTCATCGAAGGCATTGAAGTGCCGGGGCATCGTTTCGCGCTCGGCGTGCAGTGGCACCCAGAATGGTTGCAGGATCAGCCGGAGATGCGCGGCTTGTTTCAGGCGTTGGTGAAAGCCGCCAGTTAACCCCATGAGCGACTCTCGGCCCATCGGCATCTTCGACTCGGGGCTGGGCGGGCTTTCCATTCTCAAAGAAGTCCGGCGGCAATTGCCACGCGAGTCCATCCTCTACTTTGCCGATCAGGGCCGCCTGCCCTACGGCCCCCGCCCCGTCTCGGAAATCCGCCAGTTCTCAGATCAAATTACTCGCTTCCTGCTTGAGCGTGGGGCAAAAGTGATTGTTGTGGCCTGCAATACGGCCTCGGCCGCCGCGCTGGCCCACTTGCGGCAAACATTTCCTCACGCGCCGTTTGTGGGCATGGAACCGGCTGTCAAGCCGGCCGCCGAGCAAACCAAAAGCCGCGTCGTTGGCGTGATCGCCACCCAGGCCACTTGTCAGAGCGAATTGTTTGCCAGCGTGGTTGACCGCTTTGCTCAGGGCGTGGCCGTTCTCACCAAAGCCTGCCCCGGCCTGGTGATGCAAGTGGAGGCCGGAGAGTTTGAATCGCCGCGCACGCACAAACTTTTGCACGAGTATCTTGATCCGTTGATTGCGGACGGCATCGACTCGCTGGTGCTGGCCTGCACCCATTACTCGTTTCTCATCCCGGCCATCCAGCACATCGTCGGCCCAACCGTCGCCATCGTCGATCCGGCTCCGGCTGTTGCCCGGCAGGTGGGGCGCATCCTTGATCAGCGTCAGTTATTAAATACCGAGTCTCACTCAAGCATTCTCGCCGCTTTTACCAGCGGCGCTCCGTCGAATCAATTGGCGGCGCTCATGCTCGGCGAGCAAATTGATTTTGAGGCTGTGGCCGCCGAAACATTGCCAAACCCGATATTCTGAAACGTTATGTTCAACAACCGCATTGCAATGTACTGTGACACCAAAACTGCAATGTTTCTTATTTTGGCTTGAAACTAAGGATTGCACCCATTTTATAGAACATACGCTCGAATAAGAAGGGCAAGCGACGGTTGACAGACAAATGCCGGGTGACTAAACTCTTGGACACAACTTGGACAATCGTCCCAAACTTGAGGAGAAGCACATGTTTCGACGTCCCGGGGGAAAAGACTCTTCACAATCGGACTCTTCGCTAATTCCAGCTTTTTCCAATAGCCACAAGATTCAAACTGTTATTGGCCCTGGCTCGACTCTCAACGGCACTATCGTGGCCGAGGGCGGTGCGCGCATTGACGGCTCATTCGACGGCAATCTTTCGGTCAAAGGGCCGCTGGTGATCGGCGAAGGCGCTCGAGTGGTGGCCGACATTTCTGCCGAGAGCGTTTCGGTGGCCGGCTCGGTCAAAGGCAATATCACTGCCAAACGTGTAGACATCATGCGCACGGGCCGAATCTACGGCGACTTGATCACCGGCGCATTCACGACTGAAGAAGGCGGCTTCCTGCGCGGGCAAGTGCGTATGACGGACGGCACAACGCCCGAAGAAGAAACGCCTATCTTTGGCGCCCGCCCCCTGGCTACCGCATCTTAGCCAGGTTTTCTCTCCCGCTTTTCAAAACGTGTCTGCAACCGCAGGCACGTTTTTTATTTGTGGGCCGTTGACACAAAGTCTTATCCGGGTCAAAGAGTGCTTGCCGCAACCTTGCAAACCGCAATCTTGTCGGCGCTTCGGGTGTAGCATGAAGGTGGCACCTCTTGCCAGGCCTCCGGCGAGTTGCCCTATTTTTCAATCTATCCTATACTTTCGGCCATCACCACACTTTTTGTGGAATCTTGTTCGGAGAGTTTCAATGTCTTACACCGACGAAATTCAAACGCCTGAGGAAGCCCAGCGACAGCGCCAAACTTTGATTATTGTCGCCATCATCGTAGCAATCGTGCTGATTGGCGGCTGTGCTGGCATCTTCTTTCTGCTTGGCAATCGGCCAGCGCCCACCCAAGGGCAGACGATAGTGGCCGTCACCAGCCTGCCTACGTTGACGCCGTCGCTCACACCCATTCCGTCCGACACTCTCGAACCGACGCCTGGAGATGGCATCGGCGGCGGCGGTGACGGGGCCACTGAAACCCCCTCCGCCACCAACACCGACGTTCCCTCCATCCGCTTTGCCACTCTATCCGAAATTCGTGGCTCGGTTCTGATCAAAACTCCGGCCAACAGCGACTGGGTCACCGTCACCAGCGAATTAACCATCCCTGAAGGCACGACCATCCTCACCAGCGAAGGCAGTAGCGTCAAGCTGACCACAACCGAAGGCACAACCATCCGGGTCAGTTCGCAGACTCAAATTGTTCTGGCCGAACTGCGCGGCACCACCCTTGATCCGCTCACCAAACTGAAGATTGACTTTGGCAAAGTGTGGGCGATTGTGGGCAACGACCTGGGGTTGGGGAAGTTTGAAGTGGAGACGCCGATTGGCCTGGCCTCTCTGCTGGAAGGCTCGTCGTTCATGGGGGTTGAGCATAACTCCACCCAGATTCTGGACATTATCACCTGTCTCGACGGCAAATGCCGTTACGCCAACAGTGTCGGCGTCATTGACCTGGCTACCCTCCAACAGGTGATCTCCGACGGCGGCGGCGTGCCCGGCCCGGTAGACCCGATGGACCCCAACCAGGTGGATAGCTGGTCGCCGACCCGCGTGCCGGAAGTGGTCACTTTGACTCCGACCATTACCCCGACTTTCACGCCCTCGGTGACGCGCACGCCCACCAACACTCGCACGCCGGTTAACACGCCAAACTTCACGGCCACGCAAGGCGCGGCCGGCACCAACAGCGCGCAAACTTCCACTGCCGCCAGCAACCAACTAACCCAAACCGTTTCCGCTATCAACCTGACGGCCACAGCCGGGGCCGGTTCGACGAGCGGGGCAAAAACGGCAACAGCGGCTGTCGCCACGGCGAATCAAAATGCCACCAATATTTCTGGAACGGCTAATGCTAATGCTACTAATCAGTTCTTTACGGCCACAGCTTTTGCAGTAAATATAAGACTGACTAACGAGGCCGCCACTGCACGCGCCGCCGCCAGCCAGTTCGCCCTCCAAACGGCTTTTGCCCAGCAAACCGAAACCGCCTTCGCCAGCGCCAATCCCTCAAACACGCCAATTTCCACGCCAACAAAGACCGCCACTCCCTTGCCTGCTTTCTCATTTAGCACCGCGACCTACTCGGCGGGCGAGAGCGCAGGCAAGGTAACGATCACTATTAATCTCAACGCCACACTTTCCACCTTTGTCTCAGTGCAACTAGACACGGCTATCACCGGTAGCAGCTCGCTCGACGCCACCTCTGGTGCGGACTTCACGCCCATTGTCAGCCAGATCATCACCTTCAATCCCAACCAGACAAGCAGAAACATCGACATCACCCTCATTGACGACGGCCTCACCGAGTCGAACGAGACGTTCCAAGTTCTTCTTACAAACCCTGGTCCTCAAACTGCCCTCGGCACTCCGTCCGGCGCCAACGTCACCATCAACGACAGCCCGCCGCCAGTACTCGCCTTCTCCACTCCTGCCTACACCGCGCCAGAAGGCAACGCCGGAACGACCAATGCGGCCATCATCGTCAATCTGAGCCGCGCTTACGCCAACACCACCACAGTGACAGTAGACTACAGCTCATTTGCGGGCGGCACAGCCACTGGCGGCGGGGCCTGCGGCGGTGGTGTGGATTACGTGACGCCGGCCGGAACCCTGACCTTTGTGCCCGGAGTCCTCACCCAAACCTTCAATCTGGCTGTCTGCGGCGACACACTCAACGAACAGGACGAGACCGTCTTCCTCCAACTCACTAACGAGACCAACACTGCAGCAGGTGGTGTGGATACTGCTACGCTCACGATCACCAATGACGACCTGCAGCCCACTGTCAACATCACGCCCGGCACCGTTGCCGTGGTTGAACCGGGCGGCCTGGGGGCAACGTCCATTCTGACCTTTGATGTCACTCTGTCTACCGCCTCCGGCCAAACGATTACGGTGGATTACGCTACCGTTGAAGGCTCTGGCGACGGCTTTGCCAAAGACGGCGCTGACTATGTCGGCAAGACGACCACCACTCTCACTTTCCCGCCAAACACTGTCGGCCCACAGACCATTTCCATCACCATCAAGGGCGATGTGCTGAACGAAATGAACGAAAGCTTCGACCTGGTGCTCTCAAATGCAATCAAGGCCACTCTGCTGGCCACGCCCAATGACCGGTCAACCGCCACCATCACCGACGACGGCGACCCGGCGCCGGTGGCCAGCTTCAGCCTCTCACCCTACACCAAATCCGAAGGCAACAGCGGCACTTCAACAGCGACGATCTCCGTCAACCTTTCGCGCCAGTCCGGGCAGACTATTATCCTGGGTTACTCGACGACACCGGGTGGCAGTTGCGGCGCGAACGTGGCCTCCGCCGGAAGCGATTACGTGACGGCCAACGGCCAACTTACTTACAACCCGGGTGATCTGTCCGCGAGCTTCGCTATCACTATTAATGGTGACGCAGTCGTGGAACCAGACGAGTGTTTGACCTTGAACCTGAGCGCGGTGGCCGGAACCGTCACCATCACCGGGCCGTCGGAACTGTGGATCATGAACGACGATTGAGATAAGCCAGTGACTATTCAAACGTTCGGGCGGCAGTACAACTGCGGGCGAACCTGAAGCAACCACCGAGACGGCAGTTTCCCAGAGTCGTCTCTTGTGCTAGACTAGACGCCGGGCCTTTGCGGAATCAAACGCAAAAGCCCGGCGTCCCCGATTAATCAAGGGTTTCGTATGGCCAACAAAGACGACGACTTCCTGTCCAAACTGCGCGGCTCGGGCGACGAACCTGAGCCGGAAGAAGAAGGCCCGAAGCGTGGCTCCTTCGATCCCTTCAATTTAGATCCGCGTTTGATGATCGGCGTGGCCATCGCGGCCATGACGCTGGTGATGCTCGTCGGGTGTGGCGTCATTTATTTCGTCGCCGTCCGCAACCAGACTCCGCAACCGACTCAGGCGACGTTGATCGTGGATGTCACCAGCCTGCCGACGGCGACCCCGTCGGCGACCCCGCCTCTCACCGAGACGCCGTCTCCCACCGTCACCCTCGTTCCCACCGAAACCGCCACCGAACCGCCGCCGGTTCGTTATGCCTCGCTCTCAGAAATCAAGGGCAATGTTCAGGTCAAAGCGCCGGGCGCCGAGTCGTGGTCTCAAGTCCAGACCGATCTCACCATCGGCCCCGGAACCACCGTGCTCACCAGCGAAAACAGTTCGGTGAAGATCACGTTGAGCGAGGGCGGCATCGTCCGCCTGAGTTCGCAGACGCAATTGACGCTCGCCGACTTGAGCGGCCAGGCGAATGCGCCGGTCACCAAATTGGCGCTCGATTTCGGCAAGCTGTGGGCGATGATTTCAAACCTGGGCAGTGGCACGTTTGAAGTGCAAATGCCGATCGGCGTGGGCGCAGTGCGCGGCTCATTCATGAGCGCCGAGCATAACTCGACGAACAAGCTGGAGATCGTCACCTGTCTCGAAGGCCGTTGCAGTTATCGCAACGCCAACGGTTCGCAAGACCTGACGACCGGCCAGCAAACCGAGTCGCAAAATGGAAATGCGCCCAGCCCGGCCCACCCGATTGATACCATCCAACTGGCCGACTGGTCGCTGACCAAGATTCCGGAAGTGATCACCCTGACGCCGACGATCACGCCGACGTTCACCCGCACCGCCACTTTCACGCGCACGGCCACGTTCACTCCGTCCAACACCCGCACGCCCGGCCCGACCTTCACGCCTTCCAAGACGGCAACCCGGACGGCGACGGCGACCGCCACCGGCACAGCCACTGCAACTGCCACTGCTACCCAAACATTCACGCCGTCCAGCACGGCCACGCGCACGAATACACCGACGGCTTCCAGCACGCCGACTCGCACCGCCACCGGCACGGCGACAAACACAGCTACAGCCACTGCCACAGCAACGAATACGCCTACAGCCACGCCCACCGCTACTGCCACACCGCTCGTTGTCAGCTTTGATGTGACTGGCATTGCGAATCCGACCTTTGCCGGCGCGCCCCACAGTGTCACCGTCACCGCCAAAGATGTGTCGGGCGCCCCCCTCACCACCTATGCTGGAACTATCCACTTTACTTCCACTGACTCGCAAGCCATCCTGCCGCTCGATTACATCTTTGTCGCGGCAGACAACGGCGTTCACACGTTTACCGGCATCGAATTGAGGACGCCCGGCCTGGCCCACGAGGTGAAGGTTAACGACACACTTTATGTCGCTATCACCGGCGCTCAGACCGGCATCGTCGTCAACCCCGGCCCGGCGGTGAGGCTTGAGATCACCGGATTGCCCATCTCGACGAATCGCAACATTCCCAACAGTTTCACCGTCACTGCTAAAGACACGTTTGGTAATACGGATGTGAATTACACCGGCACGGTTCGCTTCACGACGACTGATCTCGACCCGGGCGTAGTGCTCCCACCTGATTACACGTTCATCGCCAGCGATGCCGGCGTCCATCTCTTCACGCCCGGCGTCACCTTCCAAACGTCAGGCTTACAAACCATCACCGCCACCGACACCGTCACTCCGGCTGTTAACGGCAGTAAACAAGTGAACGTAGTGTAGGGGCGGGTTACCCCGCCTCTACTACAAATAAAATCGGGTGATCGCCTGTAAGGGCAATTCATGAATTGCCCCTACCAATTGACGATTCGTGAATTGCCCCTACCAATTGACGATTCGTGAATTGCCCCTACCAATTGACGATTCGTGAATCGCCCCTACCGATTCATCACCCCGCGCAACGTCTCGCACGCCGGGCAACCGTTGCCGGGGCGGATGATGGCGTAACCGCCCTGCGGGTCTTGGCCCCACGCTGTAAAATCAATATTGAAGACGATCATCAGGCGCACCTTGCCGCTCTGGCGCGAGAGGCTGGCGGCCTCGGCCAGCCATAGCGCCTGCTCGTCGGCAGAGGTGTCGGTTGCCCAGGCAAAGCCGGGCGCGGCCTCGGCCAGCGGCGGGCTGTAGCCGTCGCCGCTCAGGTAACCCAACTCGGTGAAACACAATTTGCGTTTGCCGCCGCCGGCGTTGTAGTAAGTGTCCACCATCGTTTGATAATAACGGGTGTAGTGGTTGGGGTTGCCGCGCGGGTCGCCGCTCGTCTGCGTGGGCGAGAGCACGCCTTCGTTGTAATGAATGCCGAGGCAGTCAACGTAGTTCAGAGCGCCCGCGTTCACCAGGCCTTGAATGTAGAAGCCGTCGTCACAGCCCGCGCCCGAACAGCCGCCGAAGAATCCCGTAGGGGCCGGCGCGCCGGAGATCACCAGCGTGGCCGGGTTGCGGGTTTTGATGGCGTTGTACGCGCCCTTGAGCAATTCGGTGTAAGTGGCCGGGTTGATCTCCCCCGCGGGCCACTCGCGATCAATATTCATCTCGTTCCACACTTCAATCGCATCTGCGCCGAGCGCCGCCACTTCGCCCACATAAGTGGCAAACTCGGCGTAGTTCGCCCCGCCCCGCAAAGTTTCGGGGTCGCCCAGAACGGTGAGCAGAATTTTGAATCCTTTGCCGTGCGCGTCGTTGATGTAGCCGGCGGCTTCGGCGGGGTTTGAGCCCGGCCCCCACCGTTGCTGGCGCTTGACCCACGTCATGCCAGCCTGTTTCATTTGATCCGGGTAGTTGAAGCTGGACACTTGCCCGCCCAGTTCAAAGTCGCCTGCGAGAACCGGCGGCGCCTGGGCGGCGGTGTTGGTGGAGCGGACGATTGTGGGTGGCGGCGGAGGCGGTTGGGTGGCCGTCACGGCGACTGTGGGCAGGGGCGGCGTGTTCGTGCTGGTGGGCGGGATGACGGGTGTGACCGTCGGTGTCGGGGTCGGCGTTTCTGTAGGCGTGAATGTGCTGGTGGGGGTGAAGGTGGCAGTGTGCATCGAGGTAGATGTTGGGGTGAGTGTGGGCGCGGCAGTGACCAGAAGCGGCGGCAAGACACGAGCGGCCACAGCAGTGGGCGGCGGAAACGGGTTGAGGCGCGACCGAGGGTTGGCGACGACGACGGCGGCCCAAACGACGAAGACCAGAGTCAGGCTGGCGATGAGGCCGGTGAGGAGGTTGTAGAGGCGGGAGCGATCAGGCATGGCGGCTGATTATAGTGGCCTTATGCCTGGACGCAAATTTGGACGCAGATTCACGCGGATGAGCGCAGATAAAACACAAATCCGCTAAATCTGTTCAATCCGTTGACCCAGATGCGTAAAACCTCACTCTATACTACAATACCCGCCCAATGATGACCGAAGATAAAGAACAGGCGCTGGAACTGCTCATCCGGGCCAAGTATCCCATCATCTACATCGTCTCTGCCGAAGAGCGGCGAGTGGAGGAACTTTTGCGGAGCGTGGCCGCCCGGCGGCACAAGCAGTTGTTCGGCTGGACGCTCACCGAAGGTGTGGCCGACATCTCCACCCTCAAGCCCATCGTCGTGGACGGCGGCGCGCGCGAGCCTTTGCAGGTGCTGGACGTGATCGCCAGTTCGCGCGAGTCGGCCATCTTCGTCCTCAAAGACTTTCACCCCTTTCTCGACAACGCCCGCCTGCCGCTCGAAAACGCCGTCGTCGTCCGCAAACTACGTGACCTGATCGGCCACCTCAAGGAGAGTCCCAAGACCCTCGTCCTGCTCTCGCCGGTGCTGGCCTACCCGCCCGAACTGGAGAAGGACATCACCGTCCTTGACTACTCACTGCCCGCCGCCGACGAACTGGCCGGCGCGCTGGATCGTGTTCTGCGTTCGGCGCGATTCCTGGGCGAGCAGGGGCTGGAGTTGGACGAAGAACAGCGAGCGCAGATCGTTCGCGCCGCGCAGGGCCTCACCTGCACCGAAGCCGAAAACGTCTTCGCCAAGTCGCTCGTCATGCACCGGCGGCTCGACCTGGACGTGATCATCGCCGAGAAACAGCACCTCATCCAAAAATCCAAAGTCATGGAGTTCTTCGCCGCGCCGGAAGATTTTGAAGACGTGGGCGGCATGAGCGATCTCAAAGAGTGGCTTCGCAAGCGCGGCAACGCCTTCAGCGAACGGGCGCGGCGCTTTGGCCTGCCCGAGCCGCGCGGCCTGCTCCTGCTCGGCGTGTCGGGCAGTGGCAAGAGCC
It encodes the following:
- a CDS encoding AAA family ATPase, which gives rise to MTEDKEQALELLIRAKYPIIYIVSAEERRVEELLRSVAARRHKQLFGWTLTEGVADISTLKPIVVDGGAREPLQVLDVIASSRESAIFVLKDFHPFLDNARLPLENAVVVRKLRDLIGHLKESPKTLVLLSPVLAYPPELEKDITVLDYSLPAADELAGALDRVLRSARFLGEQGLELDEEQRAQIVRAAQGLTCTEAENVFAKSLVMHRRLDLDVIIAEKQHLIQKSKVMEFFAAPEDFEDVGGMSDLKEWLRKRGNAFSERARRFGLPEPRGLLLLGVSGSGKSLIAKAIANQWHLPLLRLDMGRVFGELVGASEHNMRQALRLAENVSPAVVWLDEIDKGLAGTASSGRSDAGTAARVFGTFLTWMQEKKSPVFTVATANDISALPPETLRRGRFDEIFFVDLPTLPERQEIWAIHFRKRNRQPENFDLRQLAAESDGFSGAEIEQVIIAAMYDAFDEGHDLEMGGLLNNISQTVPLSQTMRDQVEALRSWGRRHARPAGGAVTAAVPER
- a CDS encoding polymer-forming cytoskeletal protein, producing the protein MFRRPGGKDSSQSDSSLIPAFSNSHKIQTVIGPGSTLNGTIVAEGGARIDGSFDGNLSVKGPLVIGEGARVVADISAESVSVAGSVKGNITAKRVDIMRTGRIYGDLITGAFTTEEGGFLRGQVRMTDGTTPEEETPIFGARPLATAS
- a CDS encoding FecR domain-containing protein, with the translated sequence MSYTDEIQTPEEAQRQRQTLIIVAIIVAIVLIGGCAGIFFLLGNRPAPTQGQTIVAVTSLPTLTPSLTPIPSDTLEPTPGDGIGGGGDGATETPSATNTDVPSIRFATLSEIRGSVLIKTPANSDWVTVTSELTIPEGTTILTSEGSSVKLTTTEGTTIRVSSQTQIVLAELRGTTLDPLTKLKIDFGKVWAIVGNDLGLGKFEVETPIGLASLLEGSSFMGVEHNSTQILDIITCLDGKCRYANSVGVIDLATLQQVISDGGGVPGPVDPMDPNQVDSWSPTRVPEVVTLTPTITPTFTPSVTRTPTNTRTPVNTPNFTATQGAAGTNSAQTSTAASNQLTQTVSAINLTATAGAGSTSGAKTATAAVATANQNATNISGTANANATNQFFTATAFAVNIRLTNEAATARAAASQFALQTAFAQQTETAFASANPSNTPISTPTKTATPLPAFSFSTATYSAGESAGKVTITINLNATLSTFVSVQLDTAITGSSSLDATSGADFTPIVSQIITFNPNQTSRNIDITLIDDGLTESNETFQVLLTNPGPQTALGTPSGANVTINDSPPPVLAFSTPAYTAPEGNAGTTNAAIIVNLSRAYANTTTVTVDYSSFAGGTATGGGACGGGVDYVTPAGTLTFVPGVLTQTFNLAVCGDTLNEQDETVFLQLTNETNTAAGGVDTATLTITNDDLQPTVNITPGTVAVVEPGGLGATSILTFDVTLSTASGQTITVDYATVEGSGDGFAKDGADYVGKTTTTLTFPPNTVGPQTISITIKGDVLNEMNESFDLVLSNAIKATLLATPNDRSTATITDDGDPAPVASFSLSPYTKSEGNSGTSTATISVNLSRQSGQTIILGYSTTPGGSCGANVASAGSDYVTANGQLTYNPGDLSASFAITINGDAVVEPDECLTLNLSAVAGTVTITGPSELWIMNDD
- the murI gene encoding glutamate racemase yields the protein MSDSRPIGIFDSGLGGLSILKEVRRQLPRESILYFADQGRLPYGPRPVSEIRQFSDQITRFLLERGAKVIVVACNTASAAALAHLRQTFPHAPFVGMEPAVKPAAEQTKSRVVGVIATQATCQSELFASVVDRFAQGVAVLTKACPGLVMQVEAGEFESPRTHKLLHEYLDPLIADGIDSLVLACTHYSFLIPAIQHIVGPTVAIVDPAPAVARQVGRILDQRQLLNTESHSSILAAFTSGAPSNQLAALMLGEQIDFEAVAAETLPNPIF
- a CDS encoding gamma-glutamyl-gamma-aminobutyrate hydrolase family protein, with protein sequence MPRPLIGITTHRRDSDEGKKDMFAIMAAYVDSVRNNGGAPVLLPLGQTEPELRDLFERLDGIILSGGGDIDPERLSVPTHETVYGIDQDRDRVEYNLVRWAVKEEKPFLGICRGAQVMNAALGGSLVIDIASHIEGAAKHNYFPGYPRNKIVHPVSIGEETRLAEILGKPIVQVNSLHHQAVASAAPSLEVVASAPDGVIEGIEVPGHRFALGVQWHPEWLQDQPEMRGLFQALVKAAS
- a CDS encoding FecR domain-containing protein, with product MANKDDDFLSKLRGSGDEPEPEEEGPKRGSFDPFNLDPRLMIGVAIAAMTLVMLVGCGVIYFVAVRNQTPQPTQATLIVDVTSLPTATPSATPPLTETPSPTVTLVPTETATEPPPVRYASLSEIKGNVQVKAPGAESWSQVQTDLTIGPGTTVLTSENSSVKITLSEGGIVRLSSQTQLTLADLSGQANAPVTKLALDFGKLWAMISNLGSGTFEVQMPIGVGAVRGSFMSAEHNSTNKLEIVTCLEGRCSYRNANGSQDLTTGQQTESQNGNAPSPAHPIDTIQLADWSLTKIPEVITLTPTITPTFTRTATFTRTATFTPSNTRTPGPTFTPSKTATRTATATATGTATATATATQTFTPSSTATRTNTPTASSTPTRTATGTATNTATATATATNTPTATPTATATPLVVSFDVTGIANPTFAGAPHSVTVTAKDVSGAPLTTYAGTIHFTSTDSQAILPLDYIFVAADNGVHTFTGIELRTPGLAHEVKVNDTLYVAITGAQTGIVVNPGPAVRLEITGLPISTNRNIPNSFTVTAKDTFGNTDVNYTGTVRFTTTDLDPGVVLPPDYTFIASDAGVHLFTPGVTFQTSGLQTITATDTVTPAVNGSKQVNVV